In Oceanispirochaeta sp., one genomic interval encodes:
- a CDS encoding YifB family Mg chelatase-like AAA ATPase produces MLIKVTSVSFSGLNTIKIDVEVNIADKGLPSFDLVGMPNKAVGESRERVRTALVNAGFSFPLRRITVNLAPGDVPKNGAFYDFPIALGILSEITGFHIPEGSLFFGELSLDGSLRHTKGALLAALFAKEMGLKSVFVPEESANEASIVKGIQVYPVKDLSQIVQFFNDQCTLEPAVYMSKTREEISTVEFDMSEVSGQEQAKRALEIAAAGGHNVLMVGSPGSGKTMLARALPGILPLLSEEESLEVTRIYSSAGNIPPGGSLIITRPFRSPHHIISQAGLVGGGSHPQPGEISLAHRGILFLDEFNEFPRPIIEALRQPLEDGKLTISRSLERVTYPSRFILIAAANPCPCGFLNDETKDCVCSPREIQRYRKKLSGPILDRIDLHVDIPVVDIRKLARSMERGDRKETSSQIRDRVALARQIQQKRFWDDPIQTNSEMKNRQIKEYINLKQGPRNMLNDGAEVFQLSARSYLKMLKLSRTIADLEGSVTIREEHVAEALQYRPRIME; encoded by the coding sequence ATGCTGATCAAGGTGACCTCTGTCTCTTTCTCCGGACTGAATACCATCAAGATTGATGTGGAGGTCAACATTGCTGATAAGGGGCTCCCCTCCTTTGATCTGGTAGGCATGCCCAACAAGGCTGTGGGTGAGAGCCGGGAGAGAGTCCGAACGGCTCTGGTTAATGCGGGATTTTCTTTTCCTTTGAGGCGGATTACGGTCAATCTGGCTCCCGGGGATGTCCCTAAAAACGGAGCTTTTTACGATTTTCCCATTGCTCTGGGGATACTGTCGGAGATAACGGGGTTTCATATTCCCGAAGGCTCTTTGTTTTTCGGTGAGCTCTCCTTGGACGGATCCCTGCGGCACACAAAAGGCGCCCTCCTGGCGGCCCTTTTTGCCAAGGAGATGGGCTTGAAGTCAGTTTTTGTACCGGAAGAATCAGCCAATGAAGCCTCAATTGTCAAAGGGATACAGGTCTACCCGGTGAAGGATCTGAGCCAGATTGTTCAGTTTTTCAATGACCAGTGTACTCTCGAACCGGCGGTCTACATGTCGAAAACCAGGGAGGAAATCAGCACGGTGGAGTTTGATATGTCAGAAGTAAGCGGTCAGGAGCAGGCAAAAAGAGCCCTGGAAATTGCCGCGGCGGGAGGACACAATGTGCTGATGGTAGGCTCTCCCGGGTCGGGAAAGACCATGCTGGCCAGGGCACTGCCGGGAATACTCCCCCTGTTGAGTGAAGAGGAGTCTCTTGAGGTGACAAGAATCTACTCCAGCGCCGGAAATATCCCGCCGGGAGGATCTCTTATTATCACCAGGCCCTTCAGGTCACCCCATCACATTATCTCCCAGGCCGGACTGGTGGGGGGCGGTTCCCATCCCCAGCCGGGAGAGATCAGCCTGGCTCATCGGGGCATCCTCTTTCTGGACGAGTTCAACGAGTTTCCCCGCCCCATCATAGAAGCCCTCCGGCAGCCTCTGGAAGATGGTAAACTGACCATATCCCGCAGTCTGGAACGGGTGACCTATCCTTCCCGTTTTATCCTGATTGCAGCGGCTAACCCCTGCCCCTGCGGATTTCTGAACGATGAGACCAAGGACTGTGTCTGTTCTCCCCGGGAGATTCAACGCTACCGGAAAAAGCTCTCAGGGCCGATTCTGGACCGGATCGACCTTCATGTGGATATCCCCGTGGTGGATATCAGAAAGCTGGCGAGGTCCATGGAGAGGGGTGACCGGAAAGAGACCTCCAGCCAGATCAGGGATCGTGTAGCTCTGGCCCGGCAGATTCAGCAGAAGCGTTTCTGGGATGACCCGATTCAGACCAACTCTGAAATGAAAAACAGGCAGATCAAAGAGTATATAAACCTGAAACAGGGTCCCCGGAACATGCTCAATGACGGGGCAGAAGTCTTTCAGCTCTCCGCAAGATCCTACCTGAAGATGCTGAAACTATCCCGGACCATTGCCGATCTGGAGGGGTCTGTGACCATCCGAGAGGAACATGTGGCCGAAGCTCTGCAGTACCGGCCGAGGATTATGGAATGA